Proteins encoded within one genomic window of Rhinoderma darwinii isolate aRhiDar2 chromosome 5, aRhiDar2.hap1, whole genome shotgun sequence:
- the PDP1 gene encoding pyruvate dehyrogenase phosphatase catalytic subunit 1 isoform X2 has protein sequence MSVPTQLLFPLIRNCELGRICSSVCYCHHKPLCCRSSYPSLRPLRCGAFQRPREPCFQLRQYVTTPQRFYLTPPQVNSILKANEYSFKVPEFDGKNISSILGFESNQLPANAPIEDRRSAATCLQTRGMLLGVFDGHAGCACAQAVSERLFYYIAVSLLPHETLLEIEHAVESGRALLPILQWHKHPNDYFSKEASKLYFSSLRTYWQELIDLNTGETTDVKEALINSFKRLDNDLSLEAQVGDPNSFLNYWVLRVAFSGATACVAHVDGVDLHVANTGDSRALLGVQEEDGSWSAVTMSHDHNAQNESEIQRLRSEHPKEEKSVVKQDRLLGLLMPFRAFGDVKFKWSIDLQKRVVESGPDQLNDNEYTKFIPPNYHTPPYLSAEPEVIYHRLRPKDKFLILATDGLWETMHRQDVVRIVGEYLTGVHHQQPIAVGGYKVTLGQMQGLLMERRARISSVFEDQNAATHLIRHAVGNNEFGAVDHERLSKMLSLPEELARMYRDDITIIVVQFNSHVTGAYQNQPQ, from the coding sequence atgtctgttccaaCGCAACTTCTCTTTCCTCTCATAAGGAATTGTGAGCTGGGCAGGATCTGCAGCTCCGTCTGTTACTGTCACCACAAACCCCTTTGCTGTAGATCCAGTTATCCATCTTTAAGACCCCTCCGATGCGGAGCCTTCCAGCGGCCCAGGGAGCCATGTTTCCAGCTAAGACAATATGTGACCACTCCGCAGAGGTTTTACTTGACTCCTCCGCAGGTCAACAGTATCTTGAAAGCCAATGAATACAGTTTCAAGGTGCCGGAATTTGATGGTAAGAACATCAGTTCGATCCTTGGTTTTGAGAGCAATCAGCTGCCCGCCAATGCCCCTATTGAAGACCGAAGAAGTGCGGCTACGTGTTTACAGACCAGGGGCATGCTCTTAGGTGTGTTTGACGGCCATGCCGGTTGTGCGTGCGCTCAAGCCGTTAGTGAAAGACTCTTCTATTATATTGCCGTTTCGTTGCTACCTCATGAGACTCTACTTGAGATTGAACACGCAGTAGAAAGCGGGAGGGCGTTGTTACCCATTTTGCAGTGGCACAAACATCCAAATGATTACTTTAGTAAGGAGGCATCCAAACTGTACTTCAGCAGCTTACGGACCTACTGGCAGGAGCTGATTGATCTGAACACTGGGGAGACCACCGACGTCAAGGAGGCTTTGATCAATTCTTTTAAGAGACTCGACAATGACCTGTCTTTGGAAGCTCAAGTCGGAGATCCTAACTCTTTCCTGAACTATTGGGTCTTAAGAGTGGCCTTTTCAGGAGCCACTGCCTGTGTGGCTCACGTGGATGGTGTAGACTTGCACGTGGCTAACACAGGAGATAGTCGTGCCTTGCTGGGGGTTCAGGAAGAAGATGGCTCTTGGTCGGCAGTCACCATGTCCCATGATCATAACGCTCAGAATGAATCTGAAATTCAAAGGCTACGATCCGAACATccaaaggaagagaaaagtgtggtGAAGCAAGACCGACTTCTCGGGTTACTGATGCCCTTCAGAGCTTTTGGTGATGTTAAATTCAAGTGGAGCATTGATCTTCAGAAACGCGTTGTGGAGTCTGGACCTGATCAACTGAATGACAACGAATACACTAAATTCATCCCTCCAAATTACCACACCCCACCTTACTTAAGTGCGGAACCAGAAGTGATCTACCACAGGCTAAGACCTAAAGATAAGTTCCTCATATTGGCTACCGATGGGCTTTGGGAGACGATGCACAGGCAAGACGTGGTGAGAATTGTTGGAGAATATCTGACGGGTGTTCACCATCAGCAACCGATAGCAGTAGGAGGTTATAAAGTTACATTGGGACAGATGCAGGGCCTTCTTATGGAAAGACGGGCCAGGATTTCTTCCGTTTTTGAAGATCAAAATGCCGCCACCCACCTTATAAGGCATGCGGTTGGCAACAATGAGTTTGGCGCTGTTGACCATGAGCGACTTTCAAAGATGCTTAGTCTTCCAGAAGAACTGGCACGGATGTACAGAGATGATATTACAATCATAGTGGTGCAGTTTAATTCTCATGTTACTGGAGCCTATCAGAATCAACCGCAGTAA
- the PDP1 gene encoding pyruvate dehyrogenase phosphatase catalytic subunit 1 isoform X1 encodes MFAACCDRRMCVCPGPRRIGFPGRSCSPALLLEAMSVPTQLLFPLIRNCELGRICSSVCYCHHKPLCCRSSYPSLRPLRCGAFQRPREPCFQLRQYVTTPQRFYLTPPQVNSILKANEYSFKVPEFDGKNISSILGFESNQLPANAPIEDRRSAATCLQTRGMLLGVFDGHAGCACAQAVSERLFYYIAVSLLPHETLLEIEHAVESGRALLPILQWHKHPNDYFSKEASKLYFSSLRTYWQELIDLNTGETTDVKEALINSFKRLDNDLSLEAQVGDPNSFLNYWVLRVAFSGATACVAHVDGVDLHVANTGDSRALLGVQEEDGSWSAVTMSHDHNAQNESEIQRLRSEHPKEEKSVVKQDRLLGLLMPFRAFGDVKFKWSIDLQKRVVESGPDQLNDNEYTKFIPPNYHTPPYLSAEPEVIYHRLRPKDKFLILATDGLWETMHRQDVVRIVGEYLTGVHHQQPIAVGGYKVTLGQMQGLLMERRARISSVFEDQNAATHLIRHAVGNNEFGAVDHERLSKMLSLPEELARMYRDDITIIVVQFNSHVTGAYQNQPQ; translated from the coding sequence GATTCCCAGGAAGAAGTTGCTCCCCAGCATTActactggaggcgatgtctgttccaaCGCAACTTCTCTTTCCTCTCATAAGGAATTGTGAGCTGGGCAGGATCTGCAGCTCCGTCTGTTACTGTCACCACAAACCCCTTTGCTGTAGATCCAGTTATCCATCTTTAAGACCCCTCCGATGCGGAGCCTTCCAGCGGCCCAGGGAGCCATGTTTCCAGCTAAGACAATATGTGACCACTCCGCAGAGGTTTTACTTGACTCCTCCGCAGGTCAACAGTATCTTGAAAGCCAATGAATACAGTTTCAAGGTGCCGGAATTTGATGGTAAGAACATCAGTTCGATCCTTGGTTTTGAGAGCAATCAGCTGCCCGCCAATGCCCCTATTGAAGACCGAAGAAGTGCGGCTACGTGTTTACAGACCAGGGGCATGCTCTTAGGTGTGTTTGACGGCCATGCCGGTTGTGCGTGCGCTCAAGCCGTTAGTGAAAGACTCTTCTATTATATTGCCGTTTCGTTGCTACCTCATGAGACTCTACTTGAGATTGAACACGCAGTAGAAAGCGGGAGGGCGTTGTTACCCATTTTGCAGTGGCACAAACATCCAAATGATTACTTTAGTAAGGAGGCATCCAAACTGTACTTCAGCAGCTTACGGACCTACTGGCAGGAGCTGATTGATCTGAACACTGGGGAGACCACCGACGTCAAGGAGGCTTTGATCAATTCTTTTAAGAGACTCGACAATGACCTGTCTTTGGAAGCTCAAGTCGGAGATCCTAACTCTTTCCTGAACTATTGGGTCTTAAGAGTGGCCTTTTCAGGAGCCACTGCCTGTGTGGCTCACGTGGATGGTGTAGACTTGCACGTGGCTAACACAGGAGATAGTCGTGCCTTGCTGGGGGTTCAGGAAGAAGATGGCTCTTGGTCGGCAGTCACCATGTCCCATGATCATAACGCTCAGAATGAATCTGAAATTCAAAGGCTACGATCCGAACATccaaaggaagagaaaagtgtggtGAAGCAAGACCGACTTCTCGGGTTACTGATGCCCTTCAGAGCTTTTGGTGATGTTAAATTCAAGTGGAGCATTGATCTTCAGAAACGCGTTGTGGAGTCTGGACCTGATCAACTGAATGACAACGAATACACTAAATTCATCCCTCCAAATTACCACACCCCACCTTACTTAAGTGCGGAACCAGAAGTGATCTACCACAGGCTAAGACCTAAAGATAAGTTCCTCATATTGGCTACCGATGGGCTTTGGGAGACGATGCACAGGCAAGACGTGGTGAGAATTGTTGGAGAATATCTGACGGGTGTTCACCATCAGCAACCGATAGCAGTAGGAGGTTATAAAGTTACATTGGGACAGATGCAGGGCCTTCTTATGGAAAGACGGGCCAGGATTTCTTCCGTTTTTGAAGATCAAAATGCCGCCACCCACCTTATAAGGCATGCGGTTGGCAACAATGAGTTTGGCGCTGTTGACCATGAGCGACTTTCAAAGATGCTTAGTCTTCCAGAAGAACTGGCACGGATGTACAGAGATGATATTACAATCATAGTGGTGCAGTTTAATTCTCATGTTACTGGAGCCTATCAGAATCAACCGCAGTAA